GAAGGAAGTATAAGCCTTTCGGTTTTAACCCGTCCAAACATTGACCCCAGCCTACTACAGCTTTTAAGCTTATCAACGGCAATTGCTGTGCACGATAGTCTAAAGGAATTATTCAACATAGATCTTGAGCTTAAATGGCCCAATGACGTATTGTTCAGGGGAGCTAAGCTTTGTGGAATATTGATTGAAGCCTCTAGTGAACCTGGCAAGGTCCATTATGCCGTCATAGGTGTAGGAATAAACGCCAATTTAAGCCCCCAAATACTTAGATCCGTCGACAAACCCACTACTTCCCTTAAGGCTATACTAGGAAAGGATGTCCACAGGGGGAAAATCATAGCTACTCTTATTAGAAAACTCGAAAAAGAGGTCAAAAACTTGGAAAAAAACGAGGGTATCACAGAATGCATACAAAAATACTCAAAACTTTGTTCGACCTTGGGGATGAAGGTTAAAGTTGAGCAAAATGACCAATTTACCGTAGGCACAGCAACAGGTATTTCTCCTTTGGGGAACCTCATTGTAAAAATGGAAGATGGATCTACCTCCACCTTCGCTGCTGCCGACATAACCCATTTAAAGATGTCAGAGGCTCAATAAATAAAAGAAGGACAAAAACATGGCAACTTTATCAAAAATTTGCTGAACGGTACGCATTCCATATCGATAAATTAAATTCATAAAGATAAACGAAAAAATCCTCCTCTTTGGTGGGATAGGCAAACTTCACCTTTAGTGGCACACCTTCAAGGGTTGGCAACAGATTTTTAGGCAGATTCGAACTGTAAACTACTACGCCTTTGTTGGACTTGATTTGCGAAATTATTTCATCAAATTCTTCTGGAGTAACGCCATCTATCTCGTGTTTAGCCTTAAAAATTTGTTTGCTCCTGCCACTGACTGCCCTCAACCAACATCCCGAAAATCCTGTGAGGTCAAAAATTTCTACGTTCCAAAGAAGTTGCCTACCTACTCTGACAACGCTATCCAATCGTGTCTGAAACTCTGCCAATCTTCTCTGATAATACGGATAATGGCTAGGATCAATAGCAGATAGAGAGCGCATCACCCCCAGAGCGATGAAAGGTAACATCGATGGATCCAAAAAATAACAGCTATTCTCTAGCTTTGAGGGCTTATTCTCATATATTGAAACCAACCTTTCATACTTAGGAGATATACCCAGTCTTTTGATTTCCTTCAGCTCTCTGTAAGGCACAAAGATATAGTCACCTTTGGAAACCTTTGACACTTTGACTAAATTCCCTTCGTCGTTCCAAAAATAAAACGGGTGGACGTTCCAGTACACCCCTCCTATAAACTTGACTATGACATATAGCCAAGGATCAGAAACCAATATATTGGTTTCCTGTTCCTTGGCAAAAACGTTTGAACGGAAAAAAATAATGCATAAACATAGAGCCATAAAAAAAACTTTTAGGGCTTTCTTGCTTTTTGGTTTGTGCCTCAAAAAAACGCTCACAAACACTAAGATCTGCTCCCCGGCTTAACTAATGGTAAAGATGAATCCTTGCATAACGGACAGTCCTCTGGTGAATACACAGGAAAATCTACCTGCCATAACGAAATGGGACTTGGTAAACTTTGAAGCTTTCCAGAGCTTCTATCCACTATACAGGCCACACCTAATAAGTCTGCACTAGTTTTGGCATTTACGGCCTCAATAGTCTCAAGAGTCGACTTTCCCGTTGTGATCACATCTTCAACCACTACGTACTTTCCTCCACTAGGTGGAGTAAACCTTCTCATCTTCATTATTCCGCCCTCCCTCTCGCAGAAGAGAAAGGGAACGTCTAAGGCCCTTGCAACCTCATGTCCTATTATGAGGCCTCCAAGGGCTGGTGAAACAACGAAATCAGGCTTTCCCAATTTTACTATTTTTTCAGCCAGGAGTTTACCTGCTATTTCGGCATTTTTAGGAAACCTTAGGAAAAGGGCACACTGTAAATAATAAGGGCTATGTAGACCTGAAGAGAGCAAAAAGTGACCTTCCAGTAGAGCTCCCGACTCTTTCATAAGTTGTTCTATGTACTTATAATCTAAAGGTTTGTTCTGCTCTTTACTCATTTTCCAAATCCTCCAATATATTATTTATAACCTCTTTGGGATCATGGGATAGCAAAATAGGCCTACCCACCACTATATAATCTGCTCCACTCCTTGCCGCTTCAGCGGGCGTTGCCACTCTCTTCTGATCATCTTTATTAACGAAATCCTTTGGACGAATTCCAGGAACTACTTTCAATAAATTCTCATATTCTTTTCCACTAAACAAATGCAGGTCTTTCGTCGAACAAACTATACCATCCATTTTTGCTGCAAGACAGGCTTTTGCTCTTGCTACAAGGCTTTCTTTAATGGAGCATCCAGGAGTTACTTCTTGCAACGTCGATTCATCCATGCTCGTAAGAACCGTTACACCAAACAAAAGAGGTTTTTCTTTGGAACCTCTCGCACGAAAAGCATCTTCCATCATTTTTATTCCACCAGCAGCATGTAGCGTTAGAGCCCACAAACCCAATTCCGAAGCGGCTTCTACTGCTCCCTTCACCGTGTTAGGTATATCATGAAGTTTAACATCTAAAAAGACATCCCAACCTTCCCCAATTACAAAGCTCAGAAAATCCTTTCCTCCTTTGATAAAAAGCTTGGGCCCTATTTTTATATACTTTAAATTACTGCAATTTTTGGTAAGAAACTCTCTCGCTTCCTCTGGAGAATCCAAATCCAATGCAAGGATGAGTTCAGTCTTTCTATCTCTCAAAAAAATACCCCCTTATCTCTTTATGCTTTTTGAGCTATCCCAACGATTTCTTCCAAGTCGTTTATTTGGTTTTCCGCCATGTAATTTTCTATTCCATCACAAATTTTTTTCACAACTTCAAAATCCGAGAACAACGCAGTCCCAACCTGAAAAGCTGATGCTCCAGCCATTAACATAGCGAGCGCTCCCTCCGCATCAGCTACTCCTCCACACCCTATGACTGGAATCTTCACAGCAGATGCTGCTTCCCAGACCA
The DNA window shown above is from Thermovirga lienii DSM 17291 and carries:
- a CDS encoding hypothetical protein (KEGG: aco:Amico_1058 hypothetical protein~SPTR: Putative uncharacterized protein), producing the protein MFVSVFLRHKPKSKKALKVFFMALCLCIIFFRSNVFAKEQETNILVSDPWLYVIVKFIGGVYWNVHPFYFWNDEGNLVKVSKVSKGDYIFVPYRELKEIKRLGISPKYERLVSIYENKPSKLENSCYFLDPSMLPFIALGVMRSLSAIDPSHYPYYQRRLAEFQTRLDSVVRVGRQLLWNVEIFDLTGFSGCWLRAVSGRSKQIFKAKHEIDGVTPEEFDEIISQIKSNKGVVVYSSNLPKNLLPTLEGVPLKVKFAYPTKEEDFFVYLYEFNLSIWNAYRSANF
- a CDS encoding orotate phosphoribosyltransferase (PFAM: Phosphoribosyl transferase domain~TIGRFAM: orotate phosphoribosyltransferase, Thermus family~COGs: COG0461 Orotate phosphoribosyltransferase~InterPro IPR006273: IPR000836~KEGG: aco:Amico_1596 orotate phosphoribosyltransferase~PFAM: phosphoribosyltransferase~PRIAM: Orotate phosphoribosyltransferase~SPTR: Orotate phosphoribosyltransferase;~TIGRFAM: orotate phosphoribosyltransferase) codes for the protein MSKEQNKPLDYKYIEQLMKESGALLEGHFLLSSGLHSPYYLQCALFLRFPKNAEIAGKLLAEKIVKLGKPDFVVSPALGGLIIGHEVARALDVPFLFCEREGGIMKMRRFTPPSGGKYVVVEDVITTGKSTLETIEAVNAKTSADLLGVACIVDRSSGKLQSLPSPISLWQVDFPVYSPEDCPLCKDSSLPLVKPGSRS
- a CDS encoding orotidine 5'-phosphate decarboxylase (PFAM: Orotidine 5'-phosphate decarboxylase / HUMPS family~TIGRFAM: orotidine 5'-phosphate decarboxylase, subfamily 1~COGs: COG0284 Orotidine-5'-phosphate decarboxylase~InterPro IPR018089: IPR014732: IPR001754~KEGG: aco:Amico_1597 orotidine 5'-phosphate decarboxylase~PFAM: Orotidine 5'-phosphate decarboxylase~PRIAM: Orotidine-5'-phosphate decarboxylase~SPTR: Orotidine 5'-phosphate decarboxylase;~TIGRFAM: orotidine 5'-phosphate decarboxylase), which encodes MRDRKTELILALDLDSPEEAREFLTKNCSNLKYIKIGPKLFIKGGKDFLSFVIGEGWDVFLDVKLHDIPNTVKGAVEAASELGLWALTLHAAGGIKMMEDAFRARGSKEKPLLFGVTVLTSMDESTLQEVTPGCSIKESLVARAKACLAAKMDGIVCSTKDLHLFSGKEYENLLKVVPGIRPKDFVNKDDQKRVATPAEAARSGADYIVVGRPILLSHDPKEVINNILEDLENE
- a CDS encoding biotin/acetyl-CoA-carboxylase ligase (PFAM: HTH domain; Biotin protein ligase C terminal domain; Biotin/lipoate A/B protein ligase family~TIGRFAM: birA, biotin-[acetyl-CoA-carboxylase] ligase region; BirA biotin operon repressor domain~COGs: COG0340 Biotin-(acetyl-CoA carboxylase) ligase~InterPro IPR004408: IPR004143: IPR003142~KEGG: cce:Ccel_0134 biotin/acetyl-CoA-carboxylase ligase~PFAM: biotin/lipoate A/B protein ligase; biotin protein ligase domain protein~SPTR: Biotin-[acetyl-CoA-carboxylase] ligase;~TIGRFAM: biotin/acetyl-CoA-carboxylase ligase), which encodes MLKTNDTKKKVLKILMEKEKNLISGSELSSLLNVSRQTIWKTIESLREEGFYIESVPHQGYRLLDKNEADLSPTWIELELEDVAWGHPILYWESLDSTQEPAKSLARQGASEGVVVISREQKAGRGRLGRTWLSPEEGSISLSVLTRPNIDPSLLQLLSLSTAIAVHDSLKELFNIDLELKWPNDVLFRGAKLCGILIEASSEPGKVHYAVIGVGINANLSPQILRSVDKPTTSLKAILGKDVHRGKIIATLIRKLEKEVKNLEKNEGITECIQKYSKLCSTLGMKVKVEQNDQFTVGTATGISPLGNLIVKMEDGSTSTFAAADITHLKMSEAQ